A stretch of DNA from Deltaproteobacteria bacterium:
GTGAAGGCCTGATCAAGCCTGCTGAAGTAATCGGTTTCAAGGCTGGAAAGGAATATCACCGCAAGACCAAGAGACCGAACGAGCTCTGGGCTACGGACTGTTCTCATATCAAGGTATTCGATTGGGGCTGGTATTACCTGGTGACGGTGATGGACGACTACAGCCGTTTCATACTGGCATGGGAGCTTAAGAGCGATATGGCAGCAGGCTCCCTTATCGACGTCGTCCAGAAAGCAGTGGATGCCACCGGTATGACGGATATCCCGGTGGAAGACCGGACCGTGCTTCTCTCCGACAATGGAACCGGCTATCTATCACGACAGTTTGGCGAATATCTGAGGCTGGTAGGTGTAAGACATATAATTGCGTCTCCCTACCATCCCCAGACCAATGGCAAGATAGAGAGATACCACCGCAGCCTCAAAGGAGAGATAAACCAACTGCCGTACGATATGCCGGGCGAACTGGAGAGAGCAATAGCTGACTTTATCGAGTACTACAACTACCGGCGCTACCATGAGGGTCTGGGCGATTTAACTCCATACAATGTATATATAGGCAGGCATCTTGAGATAATTCAGAAAAGAAAGGAGGCAAAGAGCAGGACATTACAGGAAAGAAGGGGCTATAATAGGGTTGCCAGGGAGCAGGGCAATCTCCAGTAAGTGCCCATTAATTTTGATGGCTAATTTGTCCCACTTTCGCTGACTACATACACATTTTGATATACCTGATTGGTTATTCACATTTGCTATC
This window harbors:
- a CDS encoding IS3 family transposase; translation: MSAAEKKKILAFVTNLGLPRRRALEHLGFPRSTYYQWLKRQSEGRLQDKKGGSPVPWNKLKPVEEAKILAMARASPELSCRQLAWQLVDEEGWYVSESTVFRILKREGLIKPAEVIGFKAGKEYHRKTKRPNELWATDCSHIKVFDWGWYYLVTVMDDYSRFILAWELKSDMAAGSLIDVVQKAVDATGMTDIPVEDRTVLLSDNGTGYLSRQFGEYLRLVGVRHIIASPYHPQTNGKIERYHRSLKGEINQLPYDMPGELERAIADFIEYYNYRRYHEGLGDLTPYNVYIGRHLEIIQKRKEAKSRTLQERRGYNRVAREQGNLQ